DNA from Solanum stenotomum isolate F172 chromosome 3, ASM1918654v1, whole genome shotgun sequence:
tttctattttacaTTTAAGAGTTATTAGtcttaaaaatatgaatttgactAACATAAAAAAACTAAGTAATTTATTCATCTTCATCGGTCAAATTAATTAGTTGAAATATATTACTATTCATGTgtatttattgaaaacttgacttcaagATAACACTAAATAAGGGTACAATGATAAAATTATCTACTCcatctgtccaacaatagttgttcacagaggcgtatccaggatttcgGAAGGATGGGTGTATGcatctaagatataaatttgatcactTTGAACTTTACGTTATTTACACTGAacgttaaattttaaaaattataggttcaacatatataatactactagttttaaattttaatatacgcatttgatttaattatatcaAAGTTTTACAGtgctattttttttaaggaatttCCAACGTAACACAcctcaaaattttgaaagattaaagcaaaaaaaaaataaaatgattgaaACGCCAAAAGTGTTACCGATAACCACTTGGAGGAGTGTtgctaaaaaaataagatagataaaagatttaaatttctatctttgCTTAGAGAGGTACACCTAGTCATCATCGTATTATTATATGCTACTTTTAACGTGGATTCAtacttctatatttaaatattttttgaaaactacaatactactatatatgatctagagaggggagcatgggttcacgtgaacccacgtAACCCCCTCTAGAAACACCTCTGGTTGTTCACTATTGATTTGACATAccccttaagaaataataaataataggggtaatattactatattatcttttgactttacttaatttaatgttttgaaaaatgtgttagatgataaataatatttaatagcaaaggtaaaataaatacaaaaagtaaattatctcttgattttctaaattggacAAATATTGATGGACAACttttttagtatagtggacaactattattaaaaaaagagaataattttttaaggaacgtgaaatctaaaatgacgacggagggagtaatattattttttctcccCATATTTGTTTAGTTTAAAAGAGGAGACTTTGTAGATGTAGTTGGGTGAGAGTTGGATAGATGTTTGTGAACTTTATTACATTACTAGTGGCAAAgatatttctttttcacaaaGAGGAAGGACAGAGGATTATGTACTATGAACATAGGGAGTGATGCCCATTTATTATGTCCACTTGTCAAACAAATAGTATCCTAATTTTCGtatatctcaatttatatgacattgtTCGAATTTTAAGgatattttcttttagttaaTAATGCATTTTGACATATAattcttaaaattattgaaaataattttacatatttagaaattatataaaaagatTAAGAAACTTCAacatatgttatatatatacgTAATAGAGTAATCTTAaccttgtatatatatatatattaaatgaacTTATAAAGATCTATTGTGTttcatttataatattattgtgttgtttttattgaattattattaaataaattaatatttgtgATGGATACCAATCAAATTTGATGAACTGCCCTACTTCTAtgcacttttatttttttcttcatccaAATCCACCTTGCATTATTTGGGCGGTTTCATTTGTGGCCcctaagaagaaagaaaaaagtgcACCCTGAAACcttcattttcattaattaaCAAGAAGAGAAATATTCCAATTTGATTTTTcctattaaattttgtattaaaggtgtgtttggtataaaTTAGTATTTGTTTGTTTCGTGTTGTTCAATTGTAGTATTATTTGGTTGTAGAATTGTTCTGCtactatttgttgttttgttacTATCTATTGTCTCTTGTACTCTCACTACATCTTTTTCtagtttgtttttgttttgagtCGAAAGCCTATCGGGAATAGTCTCTCTACATCACAACTGAGGTAGAGATAAGGTTTGCATATACTCTAAACTTCTCAGACCTCATTATGTGGGGAATACATTGGGTATGTGGTTATTGAAAGGGTatgtttggtatgaagaaaaatattttcttgaaaaataagtgaattctttacttattttctagtgtttggtaagtaaataaaaaagaatatcatctcatgaatatttatatgtaattttgCAAAACAGGATGAGGGTGGGATAGGTTAGGAACTGGAAGTGAGGTTAGTGGTGGGATCGTTGGGTGGATGTGGAGAAAAACAATCGATGTGAATGTCACTTTcgaaacttattttttttttattttcattagaAAAGTCATTATACTGATACTtattttttgagagaaaaatatttttaaattttaaccaaCCAAAcctaaaaaatatagaaaatatttttatattttcctcCCTACCAAACAAACTTTGATGAAGATTTTGTAGCTACCTACATTAGGgaaatgaattaaaatacaAGAATGCTAATTaacttatattataaataaatagttaatGGAATTATACTTTTGATCCCttagttattattaaattttaattttaactctTATAATACGTAcgtaaatagaaaatattatccaaAAAGAACTTGTATATAATCTACATAAATATTATGGAATATGAGATATAATGGTGGTTGGATAGTGGAAATGGAGCTACAACGTAGGGTGAAGATAATGTGTGTTGGAATGTGAGGATGACACAACTAACATGACTTATTCAATTGGTCACAAGCTCGAACAATTAAGATTCGACACGAAATGAACGTTTGATATTCGATTCAATATTTAGATTATGATAATTTAGTAATAAGTAATCAAAAgtacatatcaaattttgaaaagttcaGTATGATACGATGATCAAACTTTAATATGATAAATTTCAATTCGATTCGATAAATTTGCTTAGTGATTTATGTCCGTCCCAAATAATGTGTGAGGAGAAAAGTAATAGATGATATTATTACACAATTAACCCTCAAAGTCTCACCTGccaattatatgtttttttaaaaaattattccattattatattataaagtcAATGCATGAACTATAAAGAAGGGTAGGTTAAACTAGAAAATTAGCTGAGGCGTGTGGTTAATTAGAGTAATTAAGATAATAACAAGTAGGATATTACAGTGGGCGATTAGCAACTGGTTTTGGCTAAACTTGGGACACAAAATCTTTTTTAGATCATAGGTTACTTTTTTCCTACTGATTATAATTCGATTTTGAAATCGAGatgtaatatatttatttttatggacAATAacaaagtcaatttttttatgaaatactTTGTCATGTGTTAGTCAGGTTGGTTTTAACCCTcgcaagaaaaaaaatatggcataatttaaatatgaaactcgtaaaaatataataatttataggGGACTTTAATTACTAGCTCTATTTAtaatagagcaactttcacatatagcaaacacaaaattcatatttgtatgttatagcaaagtttgcataattgcgttccctagcaaacataaatatatatatttcgttatacatatacaaaagaaatcagttgtataatctgttttggtatacatatacaaaaagatcaattgtataaagtgagagaggcgagtgagtgagcgagatctgggagaggggagagaggggaacgaaaatatatgtatatatataattttcacgcattttatacatttgcgtttttgtataaagtgagagaggcgaatgaGAGAGCAAGAtctaggagagtggcgagcgagatctgggagaggggagagaggaaaacgaaaatatatgtatatatacaattttctctcgctttatacaaacacaaacacattttatacaatttgcgttttttgtataaagtgagagaggcgagtaagagtgcgagatctgggagaatgacgagcgagatctgggagaatggcgagcgagatctgggagaggggagagaggggaacgaaaatatatgtatatatacaattttctctcactttatacaaacacaaacgcactttatacacttgcgtttgtataaaaaatgagagaggcgagggagagaacgagagtggcgagtgagattcaccaggagagacgtgaaatagcaacagtttgatATGggatacaattaaatcaaactatatttatagcatttaatttgaattaatagtttgctattatatacaattttccctttataaTATCATTCAATTATTGAGATCAAACCCACTAACTTTTACTCAACCCAGTTATTAGTACTTCAAGTTGTTCTAAAACTCAAAACTCGTAAAGTTGAAATCATGGCTCCGCCTGAGTATGTAGTACATACCGGATATTGTATATAAATAGCTATAATTCTCATTTCATATAAAAGCTTGTGCTGAGTGATTTTACTCGACTGTATTCACTATAAGTCGATAAAATACAAAAGAGAACCAAAGCGGAAAAGGaagaaccaaaaagaaaaagatgaagaaaatagTACCATCTGAGTATAATAGGCTTGAGGTTGAAAGCTGAGCTCTCCTAAAATTACAAGATTATAACTTCTTTTGATACAAATCGTACAACAGCGAGTGCATCCAAACTCGAAAGTGGACCTGCATAAGCGATATTGTCAAATCTAAAGAACAGGATAAATCTACAAGATTGCTCCACTAGAGATGACGAATTTTACACATGTATGATTCAGCCATTTTCTACCTCTTACCTCAGTTAGGAGAATAACTGAAACTGAATTTGGACGGGTGGACAAGTAAACAAAGAAAGGGAAGCTGCAGAGGATCTCATGCAGTCATGCTAAAGGTACACCGATATTCTAGAAGGCAACTAAAATTTGTAATGTGCAACGAAATGGTGCTCTTAACAAACTAATAAAAAGAGCGTGCCGGGTACAGACTGATCCGCTGGTCTAGGCTCGGAGTgtatatgttttaaatattacTCCACACCACCTCAAACCTTCTAACTCTAAAGGGGTTTCCAGAAACATGGGAATCACATTCCTATTGTTATTCCCACGATATGAAGAGAGTGATGAAACAGTTCTCTGTCACATACTAGAGGTTCAACTCTATCATAATTAGTATAGGGGTAATTCTTGCCTTGGATTTAAATGATTCTTTTCCTCATTATATATGCCAGAGTACGACCTCATCATACCCTTCATTGTAGGGACACCACTTCCTAAAAGTATTCATCTTCTGGCTCAAAGAGTGTATATTCTCACAAATGAAATCTAGGTAGTCTATTAtccttaaaaatgaattaactgTTTGTCTGCAAGGAGCTAATACTacatttttctgaaaaaataatCATCTTCTTGGTTAAAGGGAGTATATACTCACAAATGACGGCTACGTAGTATGTCCTCATAAATGAGTTTAATGTTTGTCCGCAAAGAGCTAATCTTACATTTTGGGTCTATAGGACTAGTACTAGGAAACATAACTCAAGGACACAttcaaagacttggatcatcACTTTCTAATGAATTTCTGTAGCATACCTACAATAAGCATGAAGCCACATAATTGTGAgattcaagaagaagaaacataTCTAAGACCAGAGTGATTTTGCAAAACTTGGGCAACAGATTAGAAATgcattaatttgtatttatttatccTCATTAAAGGGGATATATTTACCTTTTGCTGTAGGTTAAATGTTGTATTCATGAACACGCATCCATTTTGTAGATGACCACTTGTTACCCTTAATCACGGCGCACCCACCTACAACAAGACACAGATAATTGAACTTGTTTGTCGACAAACTTTGTGGTAGTCATGAGCTCTGCTAAGTTGTACAGAGGTCGATACTTCATGTGATTTAAAATGATCAGATAACATGACAGTATATTCTAGTTGAGCTTCTTAAATCAATCAGCAGCCATTATCAGAATTCAGAACCTACTCTTAATGAACATTACTCACCGTGCAAGCttgaaggatcaagagtagcatCAGGCTTCATGCTCCAGAAAAGCAAAGCATCACCCATCTTTGGTTTTACAGAGAGTCCACCTTTTCCACATTCAGATAGCTCATTCCACCATGGAACTGCACTAAAATTTCCCTGGGCAGCAGGAAATACAGTTTCTCCCCCTTCTTCAACATCTGATCTGCGGTGCAGCAAGAGATATTAACCAGAGTAACTAACTAAATACGTAAATATAAACCTCACCTAGGGAAAGCCACTTACAAGTACATCAAAACCGTAGCAATGCGTTGACCACCATTTTGAGTATTAAACTCATCCGAAAAGTAATCATAGTGTGGCTCATACTTTTGACCCACTTCATAGTGGAGAATTTGAAGACCTTCACCATGCTCTATAGGCAGAAGCAGAAGCACCAATTACATGCAATTCAAGACAGTGCATATTGGCAAACATGTCAAATTGTTGGGTAGTTAAAGAGGAAAATTTAGTAAGTTTAGCTGTGtcaagaaaaacaaatatgCCTGTCTGGTTGGACCATGTAGATGATATATGTCCCCTTTGAGAtccttttttttccaaaagaaaatCAGCCCTCAAATAAACACAAAATTTTATGGTCCGTATAGGGAAGAGGAGTAATTTGAAGCAGTTATTAACACCCAGATTATTTTGAAACAGGtactttgtatatatatgttacaaTCCGAATGTTACATGAGTTGTAGTACCCAGATTTTGCCTTGCAGGATTTGAAAAGTACTAGTTTAAGTTTGCACATGTAATTAGTTTCCAATGCATTCCCACCCATTAATCATGCAATTGAACTGAATCTCAGATTCGGATAAAGCTTCTCCAGAGAAAATGCATACAACTTCAATAGCCATCAACAAAAGCAAAATCATTCATAGGCTGAACGAAACGACCCTTTCTGCAGAGGATCTCAACAAGAATATTCCCCTGGAAAATTACAGCTGAAGCAAACTGGAATTCCTAAGTAATAGCAGACGTTATATGTGATCATAGTGAGACCAAATAGCCAATTCCTACTCCATCACAAAAAGACACAGGTGGTATCATTTTCTATATCAACATGTATGGTATTTTTTCAAGGCCTGTCTAAGATCGAGCATCATGCAAAATGCACACACCCAGAGTAATAGCAAATAACAGTGAAAATTCAAAGAATCACATATTTCGGTATAAAATCAGCATACCTACGGGTATAAAGGTGAAATCTGCAATCCTTTTCTCTATAGTCCTGACTACTTTATCTTGTCCCCTGGCAAGAAATGTTCCCGAACTTGTTCGAACCCTGCCAGGGAGGTTTATTAGTTAAAACAGTGACAATGGAGACGAACAAGCAAAAGAGATGCTTACCTGCTGTCTGTACTCTTGCCAGTAGCACTATCAACGACAGTTGACTTCTTCATATGAGGCTTTCCAAGATTAATCAGATATTCACATTCTTCCTTTGACTGCCCAAAAAACAGGAAGGAAGTTCAGAATAGCA
Protein-coding regions in this window:
- the LOC125858567 gene encoding probable prolyl 4-hydroxylase 10, whose translation is MAVKGRHFRGLSRKSSNSTLLFAVFIGFSFFVLILLAFGVFSIPFTSRGSRKVHDLSSIAHNAAGRRDDHGGRGDQWAELISWEPRAVVYHNFLSKEECEYLINLGKPHMKKSTVVDSATGKSTDSRVRTSSGTFLARGQDKVVRTIEKRIADFTFIPVEHGEGLQILHYEVGQKYEPHYDYFSDEFNTQNGGQRIATVLMYLSDVEEGGETVFPAAQGNFSAVPWWNELSECGKGGLSVKPKMGDALLFWSMKPDATLDPSSLHGGCAVIKGNKWSSTKWMRVHEYNI